Genomic DNA from Alphaproteobacteria bacterium:
TATTGAAAGCCTGTCCGAAGATTCCATCGGTAAGGAAGGGCTTAGCCCCGCAAGTTTAAGTGAGCATTATAGCGCTTTATCTAAAGGCATTGGATTGTTGCAACAATGGCGTGATGAAAATCATCTGCCAATGCTACGCCTTCCTGATAGCACCGAAGATTTAGATGAAATTGAAGAAGTTGCGGCTTGGTTTCGTCAGCAATTTGCCCATGTGCTGGTTATTGGTACCGGCGGTTCCAGCTTGGGGGGGCAAACATTGGCCGCACTCAAGGAAAACCCCTATCATGCGCCAAAAAAACAGGCCCCGCGCTTGTGGTTTCTGGATAATGTCGATCCCCATAGCATGAACATGCTTTTGGAATCGCTTGACCTTTCTCAAATCGGCTGTCTGGTTATCAGTAAATCTGGCGGCACAGCAGAAATTATTGCGCAGACACTGATTGTGCTTGATGCCATGGAAAAATCTTTAGGCAAAGCCGCCATATCACAGCATTTTGTGAGTATTACCGAGCCTAAAGATAACCCTTTGCGTCGCTTATCCAGCCAATATAATATCCGCACGCTGGAGCATGACCCGAAAATCGGTGGGCGTTTTTCTGTGCTGTCGCGGGTTGGTTTGATTCCTGCGGCAATTGCTGGCCTCGATATTCGCGCATTACGCCAAGGAGCGAATAATGTGTTGCAAGCTACATTACAAGCAGTAAGCAACCCGCAAGATGCTCCTGCAGCAATCGGAGCAGCGGTGAATTTTGCTTATATGCAGCGCAATCGTAACATTGCAGTTTTAATGCCCTATTGTGACCGATTAGCGTATTTTGGTATGTGGTATCGCCAGCTTTGGGCTGAAAGTCTGGGAAAAGACGGAAAAGGCAGCACGCCTGTGCGTGCTTTAGGTACCGTTGACCAGCACAGCCAATTGCAACTCTATTTAGATGGCCCAAAAGACAAGCTATTCACGCTTATTCATCCCGCAG
This window encodes:
- a CDS encoding glucose-6-phosphate isomerase, which produces MHYRHDIESLSEDSIGKEGLSPASLSEHYSALSKGIGLLQQWRDENHLPMLRLPDSTEDLDEIEEVAAWFRQQFAHVLVIGTGGSSLGGQTLAALKENPYHAPKKQAPRLWFLDNVDPHSMNMLLESLDLSQIGCLVISKSGGTAEIIAQTLIVLDAMEKSLGKAAISQHFVSITEPKDNPLRRLSSQYNIRTLEHDPKIGGRFSVLSRVGLIPAAIAGLDIRALRQGANNVLQATLQAVSNPQDAPAAIGAAVNFAYMQRNRNIAVLMPYCDRLAYFGMWYRQLWAESLGKDGKGSTPVRALGTVDQHSQLQLYLDGPKDKLFTLIHPAVAGQGPLINGDIIQEKSLSYINGQRIGDVMAAYQQGTSRSLHKNHCPVRHIWLETVDESSLGALLMHFMLETILTAHLMGVDAFDQPAVEDSKIFAREYLSQHPAKATA